A genomic window from Sparus aurata chromosome 14, fSpaAur1.1, whole genome shotgun sequence includes:
- the brd1a gene encoding bromodomain-containing protein 1 isoform X1 has protein sequence MKKKARQHRPSVPQRPPSPIKPSPNKQILTYAQAQRMVEFDIDGRVHRISIYDKLDVISDDDPMVQEMMECTSNKENAEKPQQQVLLRSVRLKNNQEKRNAALGITAPGEGGGHNAGVNAGPKLPEPKFRTVEYNLPAVPKRSAAFFKFTEKTEEELDEETEYDMDEEDYAWLDLVNDKRRGEGVSQVSHNVFEFLVDRFEKELHLESLDQCSEKHAPIDEDAVCCICMDGECHNSNAILFCDMCNVAVHQECYGVPYIPEGQWLCRHCLQASTQPADCILCPNKGGAVKRTDDDRWGHVVCALWVPEVGFSNTTFIEPIDGVSHIPPARWKLTCYLCKEKGVGACIQCHKANCYTAFHVSCAQKAGLFMKMEPIKEVTETGDSTFSVKKTAYCGAHTPNGCIRRPLTIYDDAKPKNGLCKKVDKGKGQSKGKQKKKSKSKKPEPEPESDEETPATVPTFPAHRLQTIMNQVSIQKKKAFVELVLNYWTLKRQSRNGLPLIRRLQTSLQSQKNAQPVCSTRQNEEESRALKEQLKEWHRLRHDLERARLLLELIRKREKLKREEIKQQETLLEMQLTPFSILLRALLDQLQAKDQAKIFTQPVDITEVPDYLDHIKHPMDFSAMRQRIDAQGYNNLEQFESDFNLIVDNCMKYNSKDTYFYRAAVRLRDQGGALLRKARKDVERIGFDTESGMHLSEAPEIKSAPTFSWEDVDRLLVPANRQHLSPDKQLQQLLEKFDLTCAMKSSPSRSKRLKLLKKTINDVRNEMSLKRVHPSHHHHHHHHHHSSSSTTASTSASSSSAAASHAELGKPKEEETQPNGHFPDDEGDKSLPPKLELSDSIPPLIHSDTDPEPPTLKPIDAAPDCEDKAPSKRVKFDGEIPDLLSSTPRLNGYSHDSLQSSLLDGDVSVVATSTLAEPTGTVNRRTAVLFRKSKAASPHKPPREGDKAADDVDSKEEGEKEEEDEDDTQLGSKSFLSVVIPRLETLLHSKKRKHSGSRDSEEEGGGEHEEEGESPVKRLDTGLSSGFLEVEEEKELEDSSRASRPVEPRRRCASESSISSCSSLPGSTSTILSLPKCGKGKPALVRRNTVDDKSELIACIETGNFAKAARIAAEVGNSNIWMPASAATVALEPLKLVWAKCSGYPSYPALIIDPHMPRVGCQHNGVSIPMPPMDVLRIGEQMQYKAEEKLYLVLFFDNKRSWQWLPRSKMVPLGMDKTIDKIKMMEGRTSSIRKAVQIAFSRAMNHLSIVQDEPVSDLSDVD, from the exons atgaagaagaaagcTCGGCAGCACCGGCCTTCGGTGCCGCAGAGGCCCCCGTCTCCCATCAAGCCTTCCCCCAACAAGCAGATCTTGACTTACGCCCAGGCGCAGCGCATGGTGGAGTTCGATATCGATGGCCGCGTCCACCGGATCAGCATATATGACAAGCTGGACGTCATCTCGGACGATGACCCCATGGTGCAGGAGATGATGGAGTGCACCAGCAATAAGGAGAACGCTGAGAAGCCGCAGCAGCAGGTCCTCCTGAGGTCGGTCAGGTTAAAAAACAACCAGGAGAAGAGGAATGCAGCGCTGGGCATCACTGCTcctggagagggaggaggacatAATGCTGGTGTGAACGCCGGCCCGAAGCTTCCAGAGCCTAAATTTCGAACAGTGGAATATAATCTTCCAGCAGTTCCTAAGCGTTCAGCTgccttttttaaattcacagaGAAGACGGAGGAAGAGCTGGATGAGGAGACGGAGTATGACATGGACGAGGAAGACTATGCCTGGCTGGATTTGGTCAATGATAAGCGGAGAGGCGAGGGGGTCAGTCAGGTCTCTCACAACGTCTTCGAGTTCCTAGTCGACCGCTTTGAGAAAGAGCTGCACCTGGAGAGTCTGGACCAGTGCAGTGAAAAGCACGCCCCCATCGATGAGGACGCCGTCTGCTGCATCTGCATGGATGGAGAGTGTCACAACAGCAACGCCATCCTGTTTTGCGACATGTGCAACGTGGCCGTGCACCAGGAATGTTACGGTGTGCCCTACATTCCTGAGGGCCAGTGGCTCTGCAGACACTGCCTCCAGGCATCCACCCAGCCCGCAGACTGCATACTCTGTCCTAACAAGGGCGGAGCGGTGAAAAGGACCGACGACGACCGCTGGGGCCACGTCGTGTGCGCCCTCTGGGTCCCCGAGGTCGGCTTCTCCAACACCACCTTCATCGAGCCCATCGACGGGGTCAGCCACATTCCTCCAGCCCGCTGGAAGCTCACCTGCTACCTCTGCAAAGAGAAAGGTGTCGGCGCGTGCATCCAGTGCCACAAAGCCAACTGTTACACCGCCTTCCACGTGAGCTGCGCCCAAAAGGCTGGCCTCTTCATGAAGATGGAGCCGATCAAGGAGGTGACAGAAACGGGGGATTCCACGTTCTCTGTGAAAAAGACGGCCTACTGCGGAGCTCACACGCCTAACGGGTGCATAAGGAGGCCTCTCACGATTTACGACGATGCCAAACCCAAAAATGGACTATGTAAGAAAGTGGACAAAGGGAAGGGACAGTCGAAAgggaagcagaagaagaagagtaagagtaagaagCCTGAGCCTGAACCTGAAAGTGACGAAGAAACCCCTGCCACTGTGCCTACTTTTCCTGCTCACAG GTTACAAACCATTATGAACCAGGTGTCAATCCAGAAGAAGAAAGCATTTGTGGAGCTGGTCCTAAATTATTGGACGCTAAAGAGGCAATCAAGGAACGGGCTTCCCCTCATCAGACGCCTCCAGACAAGCCTGCAGTCTCAGAAGAATGCACAGCCGGTTTGTTCAACC AGGCAGAAcgaggaggagagcagggcgCTGAAGGAGCAGCTGAAGGAGTGGCATCGCCTCCGACACGACCTGGAGAGAGcccggctgctgctggagctcatCCGCAAGAGGGAGAAGCTCAAGAGGGAAGAG attaaacaGCAGGAGACTCTCCTGGAGATGCAGTTGACTCCCTTCAGTATTTTGCTCCGGGCTCTCTTGGACCAGCTCCAGGCTAAAGACCAGGccaagatcttcacccagcccGTCGACATCACTGAG GTGCCTGACTACCTCGACCACATCAAGCACCCAATGGACTTCTCTGCCATGCGTCAGCGCATCGACGCACAGGGCTACAACAACTTGGAGCAGTTTGAGAGCGACTTCAACCTGATTGTTGATAATTGCATGAAATATAACTCAAAAGACACGTATTTCTACCGGGCTGCCGTGCGCCTCAGAGACCAGGGCGGGGCCCTGCTGAGAAAAGCTCGGAAGGATGTGGAGAGAATTGGCTTTGACACGGAAAGCGGCATGCATCTGTCAGAAGCTCCTGAAATCAAATCGGCACCAACGTTTTCTTGGGAGGACG TCGACCGCCTCCTTGTGCCGGCCAATCGGCAGCATCTTTCTCCTGacaagcagctgcagcagctcctggagAAGTTCGACCTGACCTGCGCCATGAAGTCCAGCCCCTCCCGCAGCAAGCGCTTAAAGCTACTCAAAAAGACCATCAACGACGTGCGCAATGAAATGAGCTTAAAGAGAGTCCacccctcccaccaccaccatcaccaccaccaccaccactcctcGTCCTCCACGACTGCCTCCACATCGgcatcatcttcatcagctgCTGCCTCCCACGCAGAGCTGGGCAAACCTAAAGAAGAGGAAACGCAGCCCAACGGACATTTTCCAGACGATGAGG GAGACAAGTCTCTCCCTCCTAAACTGGAGCTTTCAGACTCCATCCCTCCCCTCATCCACTCGGACACAGACCCCGAGCCCCCCACCCTCAAACCAATCGATGCCGCCCCCGACTGCGAAGACAAAGCTCCCAGCAAGCGGGTGAAGTTTGATGGTGAAATTCCAGACTTGCTTTCCTCTACCCCACGCCTCAATGGCTACTCCCACGACAGCCTCCAGAGCTCCTTACTCGACGGAGACGTGAGCGTGGTGGCCACGTCGACCCTCGCCGAGCCCACGGGCACAGTCAACCGCCGCACTGCGGTGCTGTTCCGCAAGTCGAAGGCCGCCAGCCCCCACAAGCCTCCAAGGGAAGGAGACAAGGCGGCTGATGATGTGGACAGTAAAGAAGAGggtgagaaggaggaggaggatgaagacgacACCCAGCTGGGCTCCAAATCCTTCCTGTCAGTGGTCATACCCAGGCTGGAGACGCTACTGCACAGCAAGAAGAGGAAGCACAGTGGCAGCAgagacagtgaggaggagggaggaggggagcaCGAAGAGGAGGGAGAGTCCCCTGTCAAACGACTCGACACTg GTCTGTCCAGTGGTTttctggaggtggaggaggagaaggagctggAAGACTCGAGTAGAGCCAGTCGACCCGTGGAGCCACGACGACGCTGCGCCTCTGAGTCATCCATCTCCTCGTGTAGCAGTCTGCCGGGAAGCACCAG CACTATTCTCAGTCTTCCAAAATGCGGGAAGGGGAAACCCGCCTTGGTCCGGAGAAACACTGTGGACGATAAGAGCGAATTAATCGCCTGCATCGAAACCGGGAACTTTGCAAAAGCTGCGCGCATCGCCGCCG AGGTTGGCAACAGCAATATTTGGATGCCCGCTAGTGCTGCAACAGTTGCATTGGAACCCCTAAAGCTAGTTTGGGCCAAATGTAGTGGATACCCTTCCTACCCTGCCTTG ATCATCGACCCCCACATGCCGCGCGTGGGCTGCCAGCACAACGGGGTGTCCATCCCCATGCCCCCCATGGACGTGCTCCGCATCGGAGAACAGATGCAGTACAAAGCCGAAGAGAAACTCTACCTCGTCCTCTTCTTCGACAACAAGCGCAGCTG GCAGTGGCTTCCTAGATCCAAGATGGTTCCTCTGGGGATGGACAAGACCATAGACAAAATCAAAATGATGGAGGGACGCACGTCCAGCATCCGCAAGGCGGTCCAGATCGCCTTCAGCCGCGCCATGAACCACCTGAGCATAGTGCAGGACGAGCCAGTCAGCGACCTCAGCGACGTGGACTGA
- the brd1a gene encoding bromodomain-containing protein 1 isoform X2 — MKKKARQHRPSVPQRPPSPIKPSPNKQILTYAQAQRMVEFDIDGRVHRISIYDKLDVISDDDPMVQEMMECTSNKENAEKPQQQVLLRSVRLKNNQEKRNAALGITAPGEGGGHNAGVNAGPKLPEPKFRTVEYNLPAVPKRSAAFFKFTEKTEEELDEETEYDMDEEDYAWLDLVNDKRRGEGVSQVSHNVFEFLVDRFEKELHLESLDQCSEKHAPIDEDAVCCICMDGECHNSNAILFCDMCNVAVHQECYGVPYIPEGQWLCRHCLQASTQPADCILCPNKGGAVKRTDDDRWGHVVCALWVPEVGFSNTTFIEPIDGVSHIPPARWKLTCYLCKEKGVGACIQCHKANCYTAFHVSCAQKAGLFMKMEPIKEVTETGDSTFSVKKTAYCGAHTPNGCIRRPLTIYDDAKPKNGLCKKVDKGKGQSKGKQKKKSKSKKPEPEPESDEETPATVPTFPAHRLQTIMNQVSIQKKKAFVELVLNYWTLKRQSRNGLPLIRRLQTSLQSQKNAQPRQNEEESRALKEQLKEWHRLRHDLERARLLLELIRKREKLKREEIKQQETLLEMQLTPFSILLRALLDQLQAKDQAKIFTQPVDITEVPDYLDHIKHPMDFSAMRQRIDAQGYNNLEQFESDFNLIVDNCMKYNSKDTYFYRAAVRLRDQGGALLRKARKDVERIGFDTESGMHLSEAPEIKSAPTFSWEDVDRLLVPANRQHLSPDKQLQQLLEKFDLTCAMKSSPSRSKRLKLLKKTINDVRNEMSLKRVHPSHHHHHHHHHHSSSSTTASTSASSSSAAASHAELGKPKEEETQPNGHFPDDEGDKSLPPKLELSDSIPPLIHSDTDPEPPTLKPIDAAPDCEDKAPSKRVKFDGEIPDLLSSTPRLNGYSHDSLQSSLLDGDVSVVATSTLAEPTGTVNRRTAVLFRKSKAASPHKPPREGDKAADDVDSKEEGEKEEEDEDDTQLGSKSFLSVVIPRLETLLHSKKRKHSGSRDSEEEGGGEHEEEGESPVKRLDTGLSSGFLEVEEEKELEDSSRASRPVEPRRRCASESSISSCSSLPGSTSTILSLPKCGKGKPALVRRNTVDDKSELIACIETGNFAKAARIAAEVGNSNIWMPASAATVALEPLKLVWAKCSGYPSYPALIIDPHMPRVGCQHNGVSIPMPPMDVLRIGEQMQYKAEEKLYLVLFFDNKRSWQWLPRSKMVPLGMDKTIDKIKMMEGRTSSIRKAVQIAFSRAMNHLSIVQDEPVSDLSDVD; from the exons atgaagaagaaagcTCGGCAGCACCGGCCTTCGGTGCCGCAGAGGCCCCCGTCTCCCATCAAGCCTTCCCCCAACAAGCAGATCTTGACTTACGCCCAGGCGCAGCGCATGGTGGAGTTCGATATCGATGGCCGCGTCCACCGGATCAGCATATATGACAAGCTGGACGTCATCTCGGACGATGACCCCATGGTGCAGGAGATGATGGAGTGCACCAGCAATAAGGAGAACGCTGAGAAGCCGCAGCAGCAGGTCCTCCTGAGGTCGGTCAGGTTAAAAAACAACCAGGAGAAGAGGAATGCAGCGCTGGGCATCACTGCTcctggagagggaggaggacatAATGCTGGTGTGAACGCCGGCCCGAAGCTTCCAGAGCCTAAATTTCGAACAGTGGAATATAATCTTCCAGCAGTTCCTAAGCGTTCAGCTgccttttttaaattcacagaGAAGACGGAGGAAGAGCTGGATGAGGAGACGGAGTATGACATGGACGAGGAAGACTATGCCTGGCTGGATTTGGTCAATGATAAGCGGAGAGGCGAGGGGGTCAGTCAGGTCTCTCACAACGTCTTCGAGTTCCTAGTCGACCGCTTTGAGAAAGAGCTGCACCTGGAGAGTCTGGACCAGTGCAGTGAAAAGCACGCCCCCATCGATGAGGACGCCGTCTGCTGCATCTGCATGGATGGAGAGTGTCACAACAGCAACGCCATCCTGTTTTGCGACATGTGCAACGTGGCCGTGCACCAGGAATGTTACGGTGTGCCCTACATTCCTGAGGGCCAGTGGCTCTGCAGACACTGCCTCCAGGCATCCACCCAGCCCGCAGACTGCATACTCTGTCCTAACAAGGGCGGAGCGGTGAAAAGGACCGACGACGACCGCTGGGGCCACGTCGTGTGCGCCCTCTGGGTCCCCGAGGTCGGCTTCTCCAACACCACCTTCATCGAGCCCATCGACGGGGTCAGCCACATTCCTCCAGCCCGCTGGAAGCTCACCTGCTACCTCTGCAAAGAGAAAGGTGTCGGCGCGTGCATCCAGTGCCACAAAGCCAACTGTTACACCGCCTTCCACGTGAGCTGCGCCCAAAAGGCTGGCCTCTTCATGAAGATGGAGCCGATCAAGGAGGTGACAGAAACGGGGGATTCCACGTTCTCTGTGAAAAAGACGGCCTACTGCGGAGCTCACACGCCTAACGGGTGCATAAGGAGGCCTCTCACGATTTACGACGATGCCAAACCCAAAAATGGACTATGTAAGAAAGTGGACAAAGGGAAGGGACAGTCGAAAgggaagcagaagaagaagagtaagagtaagaagCCTGAGCCTGAACCTGAAAGTGACGAAGAAACCCCTGCCACTGTGCCTACTTTTCCTGCTCACAG GTTACAAACCATTATGAACCAGGTGTCAATCCAGAAGAAGAAAGCATTTGTGGAGCTGGTCCTAAATTATTGGACGCTAAAGAGGCAATCAAGGAACGGGCTTCCCCTCATCAGACGCCTCCAGACAAGCCTGCAGTCTCAGAAGAATGCACAGCCG AGGCAGAAcgaggaggagagcagggcgCTGAAGGAGCAGCTGAAGGAGTGGCATCGCCTCCGACACGACCTGGAGAGAGcccggctgctgctggagctcatCCGCAAGAGGGAGAAGCTCAAGAGGGAAGAG attaaacaGCAGGAGACTCTCCTGGAGATGCAGTTGACTCCCTTCAGTATTTTGCTCCGGGCTCTCTTGGACCAGCTCCAGGCTAAAGACCAGGccaagatcttcacccagcccGTCGACATCACTGAG GTGCCTGACTACCTCGACCACATCAAGCACCCAATGGACTTCTCTGCCATGCGTCAGCGCATCGACGCACAGGGCTACAACAACTTGGAGCAGTTTGAGAGCGACTTCAACCTGATTGTTGATAATTGCATGAAATATAACTCAAAAGACACGTATTTCTACCGGGCTGCCGTGCGCCTCAGAGACCAGGGCGGGGCCCTGCTGAGAAAAGCTCGGAAGGATGTGGAGAGAATTGGCTTTGACACGGAAAGCGGCATGCATCTGTCAGAAGCTCCTGAAATCAAATCGGCACCAACGTTTTCTTGGGAGGACG TCGACCGCCTCCTTGTGCCGGCCAATCGGCAGCATCTTTCTCCTGacaagcagctgcagcagctcctggagAAGTTCGACCTGACCTGCGCCATGAAGTCCAGCCCCTCCCGCAGCAAGCGCTTAAAGCTACTCAAAAAGACCATCAACGACGTGCGCAATGAAATGAGCTTAAAGAGAGTCCacccctcccaccaccaccatcaccaccaccaccaccactcctcGTCCTCCACGACTGCCTCCACATCGgcatcatcttcatcagctgCTGCCTCCCACGCAGAGCTGGGCAAACCTAAAGAAGAGGAAACGCAGCCCAACGGACATTTTCCAGACGATGAGG GAGACAAGTCTCTCCCTCCTAAACTGGAGCTTTCAGACTCCATCCCTCCCCTCATCCACTCGGACACAGACCCCGAGCCCCCCACCCTCAAACCAATCGATGCCGCCCCCGACTGCGAAGACAAAGCTCCCAGCAAGCGGGTGAAGTTTGATGGTGAAATTCCAGACTTGCTTTCCTCTACCCCACGCCTCAATGGCTACTCCCACGACAGCCTCCAGAGCTCCTTACTCGACGGAGACGTGAGCGTGGTGGCCACGTCGACCCTCGCCGAGCCCACGGGCACAGTCAACCGCCGCACTGCGGTGCTGTTCCGCAAGTCGAAGGCCGCCAGCCCCCACAAGCCTCCAAGGGAAGGAGACAAGGCGGCTGATGATGTGGACAGTAAAGAAGAGggtgagaaggaggaggaggatgaagacgacACCCAGCTGGGCTCCAAATCCTTCCTGTCAGTGGTCATACCCAGGCTGGAGACGCTACTGCACAGCAAGAAGAGGAAGCACAGTGGCAGCAgagacagtgaggaggagggaggaggggagcaCGAAGAGGAGGGAGAGTCCCCTGTCAAACGACTCGACACTg GTCTGTCCAGTGGTTttctggaggtggaggaggagaaggagctggAAGACTCGAGTAGAGCCAGTCGACCCGTGGAGCCACGACGACGCTGCGCCTCTGAGTCATCCATCTCCTCGTGTAGCAGTCTGCCGGGAAGCACCAG CACTATTCTCAGTCTTCCAAAATGCGGGAAGGGGAAACCCGCCTTGGTCCGGAGAAACACTGTGGACGATAAGAGCGAATTAATCGCCTGCATCGAAACCGGGAACTTTGCAAAAGCTGCGCGCATCGCCGCCG AGGTTGGCAACAGCAATATTTGGATGCCCGCTAGTGCTGCAACAGTTGCATTGGAACCCCTAAAGCTAGTTTGGGCCAAATGTAGTGGATACCCTTCCTACCCTGCCTTG ATCATCGACCCCCACATGCCGCGCGTGGGCTGCCAGCACAACGGGGTGTCCATCCCCATGCCCCCCATGGACGTGCTCCGCATCGGAGAACAGATGCAGTACAAAGCCGAAGAGAAACTCTACCTCGTCCTCTTCTTCGACAACAAGCGCAGCTG GCAGTGGCTTCCTAGATCCAAGATGGTTCCTCTGGGGATGGACAAGACCATAGACAAAATCAAAATGATGGAGGGACGCACGTCCAGCATCCGCAAGGCGGTCCAGATCGCCTTCAGCCGCGCCATGAACCACCTGAGCATAGTGCAGGACGAGCCAGTCAGCGACCTCAGCGACGTGGACTGA